The Terriglobus roseus region CTACAAGAAGTTCCACGGCGCAGAAGATGGCTATGACGCGGTGAAGACAGCAGCAGCAGCCAGCGTCTTCCCGGCGCCGGAATTCGCCACCAGCGTTAAGCCCGCTCCCACCCCTGCAGACACTGTGAAGCAGGTGCTGGACAGCACTCCGGACGTAACCAAGCTCGCTCTGGGTGACGTGGAATACATCATCCAGAACGGCACAGCAGATCAGGCACAGAAGGTGTTTGATGGCTTCAAGGGCAAGGAATCGAAGGTTCCGGGTAAGGTTGTCAGCATCACCGACACCAACCTGCAGCTTGCCGTTTCCGATGACGCGAAGCAGGCAAACCCGCTGGTTGCCGACTTCACCATCACGCTGAAGGAAGCTCCCAAGACGGCTCCTGTTGCCGGCTCGGATGTCAACGTGGATGCAACCTTTGACTCGTACACGCAGAAGCCCCTCATGATCACCATGACGGGTGGCGAGATCGAAGCGAAGGCCGCCGCAAAGCCTGCAGCAAAGGCAGCACCGGCTCACAAGGCAGCTCCTCGCCGTCGCTAGAACGCATACAGCAGAACCACGAGAGGCAGCCTACGGGCTGCCTCTCGTTTTTTGAAGAGAAGGGATGGTTTATGCCAACCAATCGCACCACAAATGTGCTGCTCGGTCTGATTGCAGGCGCTCTCATGGTGCTTGCAGCACGACCTTACATTGCGCCAACCTCTGTCCATGCCGACGCCGACTCAGCGGACCCGATCTATGTCGAACCGGGTGTCCACATGATCCGCATAGCCAAGGGCGGCGGTCAGGTGCTGGGAAAGGTCATGGTCAATCTGCGCACGGGCAATGTGTATGGCTTCCCAACCACAACGTCTGACCCATACCCGGCCTCGCCTCTGGACAACAAGCCCCAGGTATCGCACGCCATTCCTCTGGGCCGCTTTGCGCTAGAAGAGGCCCGCTGATCACTCACCCAGCAGGATGCGACGGATGCCATAGGCGCGGCCTGTGGCGCCATCGCATTCCACCAGTGTCGCGGCCATCTTCGGGTTTCCTTTGGCTGCCTCAAACTTCGCAGGCTGGCCTGTCAGAAAGCGATTGATCACAGCCTCGCGCTCCACCCCAATCACTGAGTCATACGGCCCGCTCATGCCCACGTCCGTCTGGTAAGCGGTGCCGCCGGGAAGAATGCGATCATCCGCGGTTGGTACGTGCGTATGCGTGCCGACCACTGCGGTAACGCGACCGTCCAGATACCATCCCAGCGCAATCTTTTCGCTGGTGGCTTCGGCATGAAAATCGACAAAGATAACGCGGCTGCGGATGCCATTCAGTAGCTCGTCAGCCTTGCGGAACGGATCATCATTCTGCGACATGAAGACGCGGCCCTGCAGGTTCACCACGGCGTAAGTCTGCCCGGTGGGTAGCTCGCCTTCGTACACGCCAAATCCCGGCGTCTTCGGTGCGAAATTTGCAGGCCGGAGAATGCGCCGCGGACGGTCATGCGAATCCACGGGAACCTTCAGATAATCCAGAAGTTCTTTCTTGTCCCAGAAGTGGTTGCCGGTGGTAATGACATGCGCGCCCAGATCGAATAAATCGTCAGCAA contains the following coding sequences:
- a CDS encoding TIGR00282 family metallophosphoesterase, which encodes MNILFVGDVFGSSGRRIVAEHIGHVLESNVVDLCIINGENAAGGFGLTPSIADDLFDLGAHVITTGNHFWDKKELLDYLKVPVDSHDRPRRILRPANFAPKTPGFGVYEGELPTGQTYAVVNLQGRVFMSQNDDPFRKADELLNGIRSRVIFVDFHAEATSEKIALGWYLDGRVTAVVGTHTHVPTADDRILPGGTAYQTDVGMSGPYDSVIGVEREAVINRFLTGQPAKFEAAKGNPKMAATLVECDGATGRAYGIRRILLGE